One Phycisphaera mikurensis NBRC 102666 DNA window includes the following coding sequences:
- the rpsR gene encoding 30S ribosomal protein S18: protein MSAFAAYTTNPPSQVVFRSSNGTLFCDYKNTEELRRYLTPNGKIQGRRKTGLTAREQRLLAQAIKRARHMSLLPFTSATL, encoded by the coding sequence ATGTCCGCTTTCGCCGCCTACACCACCAACCCGCCCTCCCAGGTCGTCTTCCGCTCCTCCAACGGCACGCTGTTCTGCGACTACAAGAACACCGAGGAGCTCCGCCGGTACCTGACGCCCAACGGCAAGATCCAGGGCCGCCGCAAGACCGGTCTCACCGCCCGCGAGCAGCGGCTGCTGGCGCAGGCGATCAAGCGGGCGCGGCACATGTCGCTGCTGCCCTTCACCTCCGCGACGCTCTGA
- the trpS gene encoding tryptophan--tRNA ligase, giving the protein MSKDAASVTPGRRRILTGLQPSGQLHLGNYCGAIQPLLGLQEAAAAGERKLFVFVASYHALTSVADPAVLRANCRRVVIDYLAFGLDPAKINLYLQQDVPAVTELAWLLACVCPKAAMDRAVAYKEKVDRGAKPSLGLFTYPVLQAADILGVRPDAVPVGADQTQNVEYARDLAGRFNRTYGDVFKVPELLVRADGGTLPGVDGEKMSKSYGNTIDPFMDEKPLRKRIMKIKTDSADPAVAKDPEASAVFRIFSQIAGADDLRTLALADRYRASGEAGMGYGEAKQALFELVMDHFGPARARRAEILRDDALVDGVLREGAAAANAVLAGVMDDARRACGLR; this is encoded by the coding sequence TTGAGTAAGGACGCCGCGAGCGTAACGCCCGGGCGGAGGCGCATCCTCACCGGGCTCCAGCCCAGCGGGCAGCTGCACCTGGGCAACTACTGCGGGGCGATCCAGCCGCTGCTCGGGCTCCAGGAGGCCGCGGCCGCGGGCGAGCGGAAGCTGTTCGTCTTCGTCGCGAGCTACCACGCCCTCACCAGCGTCGCCGATCCGGCGGTGCTGCGGGCCAACTGCCGGCGGGTCGTGATCGACTACCTCGCGTTCGGGCTCGACCCGGCGAAGATCAACCTCTACCTGCAGCAGGACGTGCCGGCGGTCACCGAGCTGGCCTGGCTGCTCGCGTGCGTGTGCCCAAAGGCGGCGATGGACCGGGCGGTCGCCTACAAGGAGAAGGTCGACCGCGGGGCGAAGCCTTCGCTGGGCTTGTTCACGTACCCGGTGCTCCAGGCCGCCGACATCCTCGGCGTTCGGCCCGACGCCGTGCCGGTGGGCGCGGACCAGACGCAGAACGTCGAGTACGCCCGCGACCTGGCGGGGCGGTTCAACCGGACCTACGGCGATGTCTTCAAGGTGCCCGAGCTGCTGGTCCGCGCCGACGGCGGGACGCTGCCGGGCGTCGACGGGGAGAAGATGAGCAAGAGCTACGGCAACACCATCGACCCCTTCATGGACGAGAAGCCGCTGCGGAAGCGGATCATGAAGATCAAAACCGACTCCGCGGACCCCGCGGTCGCGAAGGACCCCGAGGCTTCGGCCGTGTTCCGGATCTTCTCGCAGATCGCCGGGGCCGACGACCTGCGGACGCTCGCCCTCGCGGACCGGTACCGGGCGAGCGGAGAGGCGGGCATGGGCTACGGCGAGGCGAAGCAGGCTCTCTTCGAACTGGTCATGGACCACTTCGGCCCCGCCCGGGCCCGGCGGGCGGAGATCCTCCGGGACGACGCGCTCGTCGACGGCGTGCTCCGCGAGGGAGCCGCCGCCGCGAACGCGGTCCTCGCCGGCGTGATGGACGACGCCCGCCGGGCGTGCGGCCTCCGCTAG
- a CDS encoding glutamate--tRNA ligase family protein, which yields MPDPAPRTRLAPSPTGALHLGNARTFLVNWALARKRGWRILLRVEDLDTPRTREGAAEQAIDDLRYLGLDWDEGPAYQSPLLGTEGPYAAALRRLRDAGHTYPCPATRRDLEAASAPHEGDPHELRYPNLWRPPAPPLPAGVPLAERLIVPPGGVAFVDAVAGPRAFDVGGTVGDFLLWTKAGLPSYQLAVVVDDARQGVTHVVRGNDLLPSTSRQVLLYQRLGLGPPPAWFHLPLVRGEDGRRLAKRHGDTRLASYREAGVPGERVVALLARWSGMPAELAGEAMTAAAFAHAFELRDLPADDVTFTREDHAWLTDAAT from the coding sequence ATGCCCGACCCCGCGCCCCGAACCCGCCTCGCGCCCTCGCCCACAGGCGCTCTTCATCTCGGCAACGCCCGGACCTTCCTCGTGAACTGGGCCCTCGCGCGGAAGCGCGGCTGGCGGATCCTCCTGCGCGTCGAGGACCTCGACACCCCGCGGACGCGGGAAGGCGCCGCGGAGCAGGCGATCGACGACCTCCGCTACCTCGGCCTCGATTGGGACGAAGGCCCGGCCTACCAGTCGCCGCTGCTCGGCACGGAGGGCCCCTACGCGGCGGCGCTGCGGCGGCTCCGCGACGCCGGCCACACGTACCCGTGCCCGGCGACGCGGCGTGACCTGGAGGCGGCGAGCGCCCCCCACGAGGGCGACCCGCACGAGCTGCGGTATCCGAATCTCTGGCGGCCGCCCGCCCCGCCGCTTCCCGCGGGCGTGCCGCTGGCGGAGCGGCTGATCGTCCCGCCGGGCGGGGTCGCCTTCGTCGACGCGGTGGCCGGTCCGCGTGCCTTCGACGTCGGCGGGACCGTCGGCGACTTCCTGCTCTGGACCAAGGCCGGCCTGCCCAGCTACCAGCTCGCGGTCGTGGTCGACGACGCGCGGCAGGGGGTCACCCACGTCGTCCGCGGCAACGACCTCCTGCCCTCGACGTCCCGGCAGGTCCTCCTCTACCAACGCCTGGGCTTGGGCCCGCCTCCCGCGTGGTTCCACCTCCCGCTGGTCCGCGGCGAGGATGGCCGCCGGCTGGCCAAGCGGCACGGCGACACCCGCCTCGCGTCGTACCGTGAGGCCGGCGTTCCCGGCGAGCGGGTGGTTGCGCTGCTCGCCCGCTGGAGCGGGATGCCCGCCGAGCTCGCGGGCGAGGCGATGACCGCCGCGGCCTTTGCGCACGCCTTCGAGCTCCGGGACCTGCCCGCCGATGACGTCACGTTCACCCGAGAGGATCACGCATGGCTGACCGACGCCGCGACCTGA
- a CDS encoding DUF192 domain-containing protein, translated as MLLGLVGAGIGCDRGPAAAVAVAPDTVEATIGGRSFTLQTAVTEEQRYRGLSGVASLPPGGGMVFAFPDAAPRAFVMRDCLIPLDIVFLDPGGRVIRTAHMPLEPAGTPERSLPRYESGYPSQFVIELAGGTLETLRLVAGDAVGLPYEALRAAAE; from the coding sequence GTGCTGCTGGGTCTGGTCGGCGCGGGCATCGGTTGCGACCGCGGCCCCGCGGCCGCCGTGGCCGTCGCACCCGACACGGTGGAGGCGACGATCGGCGGCCGCTCCTTCACGCTGCAGACCGCCGTCACCGAGGAGCAGCGATACCGCGGGCTCTCCGGCGTCGCCAGCCTCCCGCCCGGCGGCGGCATGGTGTTCGCATTCCCCGACGCGGCGCCGCGTGCGTTCGTGATGCGGGACTGCTTGATCCCGCTGGACATCGTCTTCCTCGATCCCGGCGGGCGCGTCATCCGCACCGCTCACATGCCGCTCGAGCCCGCGGGCACGCCGGAGCGCTCGCTGCCGCGGTACGAGAGCGGCTACCCGAGCCAGTTCGTGATCGAGCTGGCCGGGGGCACGCTCGAGACGCTGCGGCTCGTGGCGGGCGACGCGGTCGGCCTGCCCTACGAAGCGCTCCGGGCCGCGGCGGAGTAG
- the upp gene encoding uracil phosphoribosyltransferase encodes MPDPEPARVTVLDHPLVGVLVTELRDERTPVERFREVVEQLGRLLAYEALREVRVREKAVRTPVAGATGTRLAASPTVVCILRAGAGLTPGVLSLIPGARMGHLGMARDEATLEPRTYYDKLPPDVADGPVLLCDPMLATGGSAVAAVELLAGRGCRDVTFLGVIAAPEGVKRLTEAHPEVPLVLAALDERLDGRGYIVPGLGDAGDRIFGT; translated from the coding sequence ATGCCAGATCCCGAACCCGCCCGCGTGACCGTGCTCGATCACCCGCTCGTCGGGGTGCTGGTGACGGAGCTCCGCGACGAGCGGACGCCGGTGGAGCGGTTCCGCGAGGTGGTGGAGCAGCTCGGGCGGCTGCTGGCCTACGAAGCGTTGCGGGAGGTCCGGGTGCGGGAGAAGGCGGTGCGGACGCCGGTCGCCGGGGCGACCGGCACGCGCCTCGCCGCCTCGCCGACGGTGGTCTGCATCCTCCGCGCCGGGGCGGGTCTGACGCCGGGCGTGCTGTCGCTGATCCCGGGGGCGCGGATGGGCCACCTGGGCATGGCACGCGACGAGGCGACGCTCGAGCCGCGCACGTACTACGACAAGCTCCCGCCGGACGTCGCCGACGGCCCGGTGCTGCTGTGCGACCCGATGCTGGCGACCGGCGGATCAGCCGTTGCGGCGGTGGAGCTGCTGGCGGGCCGGGGGTGCCGCGACGTCACCTTCCTCGGCGTCATCGCGGCGCCCGAGGGTGTGAAGCGGCTGACCGAGGCGCACCCCGAGGTCCCGCTCGTGCTGGCGGCGCTCGACGAGCGGCTCGACGGGCGCGGGTACATCGTGCCCGGCCTCGGCGACGCGGGAGACCGCATCTTCGGGACTTGA
- a CDS encoding PP2C family protein-serine/threonine phosphatase, whose amino-acid sequence MHPPQLLILESDDAAPGAYGRIGLRHALRRAGLPPSACRVQRLGDFLSREATPASAAGFAAWLITGPATPAASVDEAVERLAALHAPVALTRQLRSGERAAAPGEAVIELDPRTPLEATAAVLAALAQQARPQAALAAERHLLKRQHDGLSKEMSRLNEELRMAMKIQRGFLPDDVPGFGPLSVGVMWRPAGYVGGDLYDVVRLDEHHVGVFVVDAVGHGIPAALMSIYIRQILKQRELTPGRGGGYRLIEPGETLRRLNEHLLDLGHGATALATAVVGVLDTRSGELRVARAGHPLPLLLRRGEPAEVIGPEGPMLGVFACEHFDQQTLRLRDGDRLLLYSDGFELAFPNPERPGDAPGRLRASERYVEEFGTFADAPADEAMQRFRDRLEAETGSLHPPDDLTLVCLAVDGAWGDEAALRAAA is encoded by the coding sequence ATGCACCCGCCCCAGCTGCTCATCCTCGAGTCCGACGACGCCGCTCCCGGGGCCTACGGCCGCATCGGCCTCCGCCACGCGCTCCGGCGTGCGGGCCTGCCGCCGTCGGCCTGCCGCGTCCAGCGGCTCGGGGACTTCCTCTCGCGAGAAGCGACGCCGGCCAGCGCCGCCGGCTTCGCCGCCTGGCTGATCACCGGGCCCGCGACCCCCGCCGCCAGCGTGGACGAGGCGGTGGAACGCCTCGCGGCGCTGCACGCGCCGGTCGCCCTGACGCGGCAGCTCCGCAGCGGCGAGCGGGCCGCGGCCCCGGGGGAGGCCGTCATCGAGCTCGACCCCCGCACGCCGCTCGAAGCCACCGCGGCCGTCCTGGCCGCGCTCGCGCAGCAGGCCCGCCCCCAGGCGGCGCTCGCCGCCGAGCGTCACCTGCTCAAGCGGCAGCACGACGGGCTCAGCAAAGAGATGTCGCGGCTGAACGAAGAGCTGCGCATGGCGATGAAGATCCAGCGGGGCTTCCTGCCGGACGACGTGCCCGGCTTCGGCCCGCTGAGCGTCGGCGTGATGTGGCGACCGGCGGGCTACGTCGGCGGCGACCTCTACGACGTCGTCCGCCTCGACGAGCACCACGTGGGCGTCTTCGTCGTCGACGCGGTCGGGCACGGGATCCCCGCGGCGCTGATGTCGATCTACATCCGCCAGATCCTCAAGCAGCGCGAGCTGACACCCGGCCGGGGCGGCGGCTACCGCCTGATCGAGCCCGGCGAAACGCTCCGACGCCTCAACGAGCACCTCCTCGATCTCGGCCACGGAGCGACGGCGCTGGCCACCGCCGTCGTCGGGGTGCTCGACACCCGCAGCGGAGAGCTGCGCGTCGCCCGCGCGGGCCACCCCCTGCCGCTGCTGCTCCGCCGCGGCGAGCCCGCCGAGGTGATCGGCCCCGAGGGCCCGATGCTCGGCGTCTTCGCCTGCGAGCACTTCGACCAGCAAACGCTGCGGCTGCGCGACGGCGACCGGCTGCTCCTCTACAGCGACGGCTTCGAGCTCGCGTTCCCGAACCCCGAGCGGCCCGGCGATGCACCCGGCCGCCTCCGCGCCAGCGAGCGGTACGTCGAGGAGTTCGGGACCTTCGCCGACGCTCCCGCCGATGAGGCGATGCAGCGCTTCCGCGACCGCCTCGAAGCCGAAACCGGTTCCCTGCACCCGCCGGACGATCTCACCCTGGTCTGCCTGGCGGTGGACGGGGCGTGGGGGGACGAGGCGGCGTTGCGGGCGGCGGCGTAG